One genomic window of Halorhabdus sp. CBA1104 includes the following:
- a CDS encoding HD domain-containing protein codes for MRDRQEDTDIERAIVYLVTSFEASGANPKPVVLHSVRVGMDLYNRGYEKQIVIAGFLHDLIEDTDVTRDDIAAHFGAEVAAIVAATSFDRAIEDYTERYRDTFDRCVEMGRPPVLVKAADTLDNSSYYHLADSKESRANLVEKLASFIDRSEPYIGEERLHEELQDSYAAVVAACDSVDE; via the coding sequence ATGAGAGACCGGCAAGAAGACACGGATATTGAGCGGGCAATCGTCTATCTGGTCACGTCTTTCGAAGCGTCTGGAGCGAATCCAAAGCCCGTTGTCCTGCACAGCGTTCGCGTTGGCATGGATCTCTACAACCGGGGGTACGAAAAACAGATCGTGATCGCTGGCTTCCTCCACGATCTGATCGAAGACACCGACGTGACGAGAGACGATATTGCGGCCCATTTCGGGGCGGAAGTCGCAGCGATCGTAGCCGCAACGAGCTTCGACAGAGCGATCGAGGACTACACAGAGAGATACCGAGACACGTTCGACAGGTGCGTCGAGATGGGGCGCCCACCAGTACTCGTGAAAGCGGCGGATACCCTCGATAATAGTTCCTACTACCACCTCGCCGACTCGAAGGAATCGAGAGCGAATCTCGTCGAGAAGCTGGCGTCTTTCATCGATCGGTCCGAGCCTTATATTGGCGAGGAACGCCTTCACGAGGAGCTACAGGACAGCTATGCCGCGGTGGTAGCTGCGTGTGACAGCGTAGATGAGTGA
- a CDS encoding DUF2971 domain-containing protein, with translation MTFSENSRLKYPDSDTPIWRYVGYPQFNWILQTRQLHFHQAADQKDPYEGGIPKAVEEKYREAEETKFSFDEYKEVAEHSREITFLNCWHINDGESAGMWDLYGRSNRSIAIESTVGNLDEALETRTAYPIGAGHIRYADYDSSWEELDQWSKKALNEVVFQDSINFKDLFHLKRDSFRHEREFRIYGYFSEYLDNELFEMEQLRDYEPPLGIEESDNYSIYDTVPDGNGFNVDIDVDQMVEKVHVAPDAPGWVVDSVKATLSNAYDLNMSCSDVQSSDLYEDPWENQ, from the coding sequence ATGACGTTCAGTGAGAACTCTCGACTCAAATACCCAGACTCGGACACTCCTATCTGGAGGTACGTGGGTTATCCACAGTTCAACTGGATCCTCCAGACAAGACAGCTACACTTCCATCAAGCTGCTGACCAAAAGGATCCTTACGAAGGCGGCATCCCGAAAGCTGTAGAGGAAAAGTACAGGGAGGCCGAGGAAACAAAGTTCTCGTTTGATGAATACAAGGAAGTTGCTGAACACTCAAGGGAAATTACCTTCCTCAACTGTTGGCATATCAACGACGGCGAATCTGCTGGGATGTGGGATCTGTACGGACGGTCAAATCGTTCTATAGCGATTGAATCCACTGTCGGGAACCTTGATGAAGCTCTTGAAACAAGAACTGCTTACCCGATAGGTGCAGGACACATCAGATATGCTGACTACGACTCTTCCTGGGAAGAATTGGACCAGTGGTCAAAGAAAGCGTTGAACGAAGTAGTTTTCCAAGACAGTATCAACTTCAAAGACCTATTTCACTTGAAGAGAGACAGTTTCAGGCACGAACGCGAGTTCAGGATATACGGATATTTTTCTGAATATCTGGACAACGAACTCTTCGAAATGGAGCAGTTGCGTGACTACGAACCGCCTTTAGGAATTGAAGAATCAGATAATTATTCAATCTATGATACAGTGCCGGATGGCAATGGATTCAACGTCGACATTGATGTGGATCAAATGGTTGAGAAGGTCCATGTCGCCCCAGATGCACCCGGATGGGTCGTTGACTCAGTGAAGGCAACGCTATCGAACGCATACGACCTAAATATGAGCTGTTCGGACGTGCAATCCTCGGACCTATATGAGGATCCTTGGGAGAACCAGTAG